One part of the Lotus japonicus ecotype B-129 chromosome 2, LjGifu_v1.2 genome encodes these proteins:
- the LOC130740313 gene encoding WAT1-related protein At4g19185-like isoform X3 yields MATPSSSSGSMGVKDTWKSHLGLAMVQLFYGGYHVITKVALNDGVNQLVFCFYRDLLAFCILAPIAFFKERQTRPPIDKKLLMSFFFLGLTGIFGNQLLFLIGLSYTNPTYASAVQPAIPVFTFLFTVIMDTESVNLLRCEGLAKVGGTVICVSGAILMVFYRGPAVIGYRDGGHETQSEIRARGQTEPSGWLISGLQDLGLDHFKLGVICLIGNTLCMAAFLAFQGTIASALNYGIMTWSNKILGPALVALYMPLQPLFSSVMSQIFLGSQIYMGSIIGGSFIIAGLFVVTWASYRERQATAGVTPGSWVSEPLLHGKIADHIDHLFSGSSSVSPNPKSSD; encoded by the exons ATGGcaacaccttcttcttcttcagggtCAATGGGAGTTAAAGATACATGGAAGTCCCATTTGGGCTTGGCGATGGTGCAGCTATTCTATGGTGGCTACCATGTCATCACCAAAGTGGCCCTGAATGATGGGGTCAACCAACTTGTCTTCTGCTTCTACCGGGATCTCCTTGCCTTCTGCATTCTTGCTCCCATCGCTTTCTTCAAAGAAAG ACAAACAAGACCGCCTATTGATAAGAAGCTATTGATGTCATTCTTCTTTCTTGGATTAACAGG GATATTTGGCAACCAGCTCTTGTTTCTCATTGGTTTAAGTTATACAAATCCAACTTATGCTTCTGCTGTACAGCCAGCCATTCCAGTTTTTACATTTCTGTTTACCGTGATAATGGA TACAGAAAGCGTGAACTTGCTCAGATGTGAAGGCCTGGCAAAGGTTGGAGGAACTGTTATCTGTGTTTCAGGTGCCATATTGATGGTTTTTTATCGTGGTCCAGCAGTCATAGGATATAGAGACGGGGGCCATGAAACACAAAGTGAAATCAGAGCCAGAGGTCAGACAGAGCCTTCTGGATGGTTAATCAGTGGTTTACAAGATCTTGGATTAGACCATTTTAAACTTGGTGTCATTTGCTTGATAGGGAACACTTTGTGCATGGCTGCTTTTCTAGCTTTTCAG GGAACTATTGCATCTGCTCTTAATTATGGAATCATGACATGGAGCAACAAGATCTTAGGGCCAGCTTTGGTTGCTCTTTACATGCCACTTCAACCTCTTTTTTCTTCTGTAATGTCCCAGATTTTCCTTGGAAGTCAAATATACATGGGAAG TATTATAGGGGGATCTTTTATCATTGCTGGTCTATTTGTGGTTACTTGGGCCTCCTATAGAGAAAGACAGGCAACTGCTGGAGTTACACCTGGTTCTTGGGTCTCTGAACCACTTCTTCATGGAAAAATTGCAGATCATATAGACCACCTCTTTTCGGGGTCCTCTAGCGTATCCCCGAACCCAAAGTCCTCAGATTAA
- the LOC130740313 gene encoding WAT1-related protein At4g19185-like isoform X2: protein MATPSSSSGSMGVKDTWKSHLGLAMVQLFYGGYHVITKVALNDGVNQLVFCFYRDLLAFCILAPIAFFKERQTRPPIDKKLLMSFFFLGLTGTESVNLLRCEGLAKVGGTVICVSGAILMVFYRGPAVIGYRDGGHETQSEIRARGQTEPSGWLISGLQDLGLDHFKLGVICLIGNTLCMAAFLAFQAPVLKKYPANLSVTTYSFFFGVVLMVIMSLFITDGPSDWILTQSEILAVIYAGTIASALNYGIMTWSNKILGPALVALYMPLQPLFSSVMSQIFLGSQIYMGSIIGGSFIIAGLFVVTWASYRERQATAGVTPGSWVSEPLLHGKIADHIDHLFSGSSSVSPNPKSSD from the exons ATGGcaacaccttcttcttcttcagggtCAATGGGAGTTAAAGATACATGGAAGTCCCATTTGGGCTTGGCGATGGTGCAGCTATTCTATGGTGGCTACCATGTCATCACCAAAGTGGCCCTGAATGATGGGGTCAACCAACTTGTCTTCTGCTTCTACCGGGATCTCCTTGCCTTCTGCATTCTTGCTCCCATCGCTTTCTTCAAAGAAAG ACAAACAAGACCGCCTATTGATAAGAAGCTATTGATGTCATTCTTCTTTCTTGGATTAACAGG TACAGAAAGCGTGAACTTGCTCAGATGTGAAGGCCTGGCAAAGGTTGGAGGAACTGTTATCTGTGTTTCAGGTGCCATATTGATGGTTTTTTATCGTGGTCCAGCAGTCATAGGATATAGAGACGGGGGCCATGAAACACAAAGTGAAATCAGAGCCAGAGGTCAGACAGAGCCTTCTGGATGGTTAATCAGTGGTTTACAAGATCTTGGATTAGACCATTTTAAACTTGGTGTCATTTGCTTGATAGGGAACACTTTGTGCATGGCTGCTTTTCTAGCTTTTCAG GCACCAGTATTAAAAAAGTATCCTGCAAATCTCTCTGTCACAACATATTCATTCTTCTTTGGAGTTGTACTAATGGTGATAATGTCGTTGTTCATTACTGATGGACCGAGTGATTGGATTTTGACACAATCAGAAATACTTGCCGTTATTTATGCT GGAACTATTGCATCTGCTCTTAATTATGGAATCATGACATGGAGCAACAAGATCTTAGGGCCAGCTTTGGTTGCTCTTTACATGCCACTTCAACCTCTTTTTTCTTCTGTAATGTCCCAGATTTTCCTTGGAAGTCAAATATACATGGGAAG TATTATAGGGGGATCTTTTATCATTGCTGGTCTATTTGTGGTTACTTGGGCCTCCTATAGAGAAAGACAGGCAACTGCTGGAGTTACACCTGGTTCTTGGGTCTCTGAACCACTTCTTCATGGAAAAATTGCAGATCATATAGACCACCTCTTTTCGGGGTCCTCTAGCGTATCCCCGAACCCAAAGTCCTCAGATTAA
- the LOC130740313 gene encoding WAT1-related protein At4g19185-like isoform X1, translated as MATPSSSSGSMGVKDTWKSHLGLAMVQLFYGGYHVITKVALNDGVNQLVFCFYRDLLAFCILAPIAFFKERQTRPPIDKKLLMSFFFLGLTGIFGNQLLFLIGLSYTNPTYASAVQPAIPVFTFLFTVIMDTESVNLLRCEGLAKVGGTVICVSGAILMVFYRGPAVIGYRDGGHETQSEIRARGQTEPSGWLISGLQDLGLDHFKLGVICLIGNTLCMAAFLAFQAPVLKKYPANLSVTTYSFFFGVVLMVIMSLFITDGPSDWILTQSEILAVIYAGTIASALNYGIMTWSNKILGPALVALYMPLQPLFSSVMSQIFLGSQIYMGSIIGGSFIIAGLFVVTWASYRERQATAGVTPGSWVSEPLLHGKIADHIDHLFSGSSSVSPNPKSSD; from the exons ATGGcaacaccttcttcttcttcagggtCAATGGGAGTTAAAGATACATGGAAGTCCCATTTGGGCTTGGCGATGGTGCAGCTATTCTATGGTGGCTACCATGTCATCACCAAAGTGGCCCTGAATGATGGGGTCAACCAACTTGTCTTCTGCTTCTACCGGGATCTCCTTGCCTTCTGCATTCTTGCTCCCATCGCTTTCTTCAAAGAAAG ACAAACAAGACCGCCTATTGATAAGAAGCTATTGATGTCATTCTTCTTTCTTGGATTAACAGG GATATTTGGCAACCAGCTCTTGTTTCTCATTGGTTTAAGTTATACAAATCCAACTTATGCTTCTGCTGTACAGCCAGCCATTCCAGTTTTTACATTTCTGTTTACCGTGATAATGGA TACAGAAAGCGTGAACTTGCTCAGATGTGAAGGCCTGGCAAAGGTTGGAGGAACTGTTATCTGTGTTTCAGGTGCCATATTGATGGTTTTTTATCGTGGTCCAGCAGTCATAGGATATAGAGACGGGGGCCATGAAACACAAAGTGAAATCAGAGCCAGAGGTCAGACAGAGCCTTCTGGATGGTTAATCAGTGGTTTACAAGATCTTGGATTAGACCATTTTAAACTTGGTGTCATTTGCTTGATAGGGAACACTTTGTGCATGGCTGCTTTTCTAGCTTTTCAG GCACCAGTATTAAAAAAGTATCCTGCAAATCTCTCTGTCACAACATATTCATTCTTCTTTGGAGTTGTACTAATGGTGATAATGTCGTTGTTCATTACTGATGGACCGAGTGATTGGATTTTGACACAATCAGAAATACTTGCCGTTATTTATGCT GGAACTATTGCATCTGCTCTTAATTATGGAATCATGACATGGAGCAACAAGATCTTAGGGCCAGCTTTGGTTGCTCTTTACATGCCACTTCAACCTCTTTTTTCTTCTGTAATGTCCCAGATTTTCCTTGGAAGTCAAATATACATGGGAAG TATTATAGGGGGATCTTTTATCATTGCTGGTCTATTTGTGGTTACTTGGGCCTCCTATAGAGAAAGACAGGCAACTGCTGGAGTTACACCTGGTTCTTGGGTCTCTGAACCACTTCTTCATGGAAAAATTGCAGATCATATAGACCACCTCTTTTCGGGGTCCTCTAGCGTATCCCCGAACCCAAAGTCCTCAGATTAA